A single Roseisolibacter agri DNA region contains:
- a CDS encoding response regulator, whose translation MRQVLIVEDEQCIRDVLAELFDVAGSAVDTAGTLDEAKAALARHAYDLIVTDIRLGGKRDGGLQVMAASGLLSPDAAVIVLTAFPDADNRHASLRLGATHFLEKPVDLSTIAGLAASAGVASALVPATTLPSARPEAPTLH comes from the coding sequence ATGCGCCAGGTCCTCATCGTCGAAGACGAGCAGTGCATCCGCGACGTGCTCGCGGAGCTGTTCGACGTCGCGGGCAGCGCGGTCGACACGGCCGGCACCCTCGACGAGGCGAAGGCCGCGCTCGCACGCCACGCCTACGACCTGATCGTCACCGACATCCGGCTCGGCGGGAAGCGCGACGGCGGACTGCAGGTCATGGCCGCCTCCGGGCTGCTCTCGCCCGACGCGGCGGTCATCGTCCTCACCGCCTTCCCCGACGCCGACAACCGCCACGCCTCGCTGCGGCTCGGCGCCACGCACTTCCTCGAGAAGCCCGTGGACCTGTCGACGATCGCCGGACTCGCCGCGTCGGCCGGCGTCGCCAGCGCGCTCGTCCCCGCCACGACGCTGCCGTCCGCACGCCCGGAGGCGCCGACGCTCCACTAG
- a CDS encoding sigma-54-dependent transcriptional regulator: protein MLSVLVVDDDDTIRETLVDFFDSLGHVTRGARTATEGRQVAAAHSPDVALVDLRLPDADGLRLMEALRADHPEVAVILLTGHGDVATAVRAMREGAADFLEKPIDLAALDAAVRRAAEHARLAREVAVLRAREAGALWTETAPAAERAPVPDLDRLVELAARNDDAPVLVIGETGTGKGYVARQIHERSPRRAQPWVEINCASLSATFVESELFGHEKGAFTDARQAKRGLVEVAGRGTLFLDEVAELAPEVQPKLLKAIEERAFRRLGGTATLTSDARLIVATNVPLADAVARGRFRADLYYRLQVLTIALPPLRTRRDEIPALAAALLPRGARLAESARAALQAYDWPGNIRELKNALWRASILADGAPITPAHLGLTPSNGAAVAPLDDPVTLADAERRAIAAALAATGGNRAQAAARLGIARSTLQEKLKRGG, encoded by the coding sequence ATGCTGTCGGTGCTGGTCGTCGACGACGACGACACGATCCGCGAGACGCTCGTCGACTTCTTCGACTCGCTGGGCCACGTCACGCGCGGCGCGCGCACGGCGACCGAGGGCCGCCAGGTCGCGGCGGCGCACTCGCCCGACGTCGCGCTGGTGGACCTGCGCCTCCCCGACGCCGACGGGCTGCGGCTGATGGAGGCGCTGCGCGCGGACCATCCGGAAGTCGCGGTCATCCTGCTCACCGGCCACGGCGACGTCGCGACGGCGGTGCGCGCGATGCGCGAGGGCGCGGCGGACTTCCTGGAGAAGCCGATCGACCTCGCGGCGCTCGACGCCGCGGTGCGACGCGCGGCGGAGCATGCGCGGCTGGCGCGCGAGGTCGCGGTGCTGCGCGCGCGCGAGGCGGGTGCGCTCTGGACCGAGACGGCGCCGGCGGCCGAGCGGGCGCCGGTGCCCGATCTCGACCGGCTGGTGGAGCTGGCGGCGCGCAACGACGACGCGCCGGTGCTCGTGATCGGCGAGACGGGCACGGGCAAGGGCTACGTCGCGCGGCAGATCCACGAGCGCTCGCCGCGCCGCGCGCAGCCGTGGGTCGAGATCAACTGCGCGTCGCTGTCGGCGACCTTCGTGGAGAGCGAGCTGTTCGGCCACGAGAAGGGCGCGTTCACCGACGCGCGACAGGCGAAGCGCGGCCTCGTCGAGGTGGCGGGGCGCGGCACCCTCTTCCTGGACGAGGTGGCGGAGCTCGCGCCCGAGGTGCAGCCGAAGCTGCTGAAGGCGATCGAGGAGCGCGCGTTCCGGCGGCTGGGCGGCACCGCGACGCTGACGAGCGACGCGCGGCTGATCGTGGCGACGAACGTCCCGCTGGCGGACGCGGTGGCGCGCGGGCGCTTCCGCGCGGACCTGTACTACCGGCTGCAGGTGCTGACGATCGCGCTGCCGCCGCTGCGCACACGGCGCGACGAGATCCCCGCGCTGGCCGCGGCGCTGCTCCCGCGCGGCGCGCGGCTGGCGGAGTCGGCGCGCGCGGCGCTGCAGGCGTACGACTGGCCGGGGAACATCCGCGAGCTGAAGAACGCGCTGTGGCGCGCGAGCATCCTCGCCGACGGCGCGCCGATCACGCCCGCGCACCTGGGCCTGACGCCGTCGAACGGCGCTGCCGTCGCACCACTCGACGATCCGGTGACGCTCGCGGACGCCGAGCGCCGCGCGATCGCGGCCGCGCTGGCGGCGACGGGCGGGAACCGCGCGCAGGCGGCCGCGCGACTGGGGATCGCGCGCTCGACGCTGCAGGAGAAGCTGAAGCGCGGCGGCTGA
- a CDS encoding lysophospholipid acyltransferase family protein, producing the protein MLLPARKSPLLLPLYARYGRRLLRRAFARVWVGGAPWPDAGAGPVIGFLNHSAWWDPIVLLFLSHDVFRCDGFGLMQGEQLRRFPFFRQIGCFGATGDGIDDARAVVAHASALLRDAPGRTLWIFPQGALLPARVPLAFRSGLARLQHAVPEAVVVPVALRYELRAEQRPELFVRVGAPVAPEPGPPALAGAMRAAAHRTRRLERALRDELARLDGDLLDPSPSGYRVVLEGRGSLSAMWERTAGRLVLARDVADVHEQRRNR; encoded by the coding sequence ATGCTGCTGCCCGCCCGCAAGTCGCCGCTGCTGCTGCCGCTGTACGCCCGCTACGGCCGGCGCCTGCTGCGTCGCGCGTTCGCGCGCGTGTGGGTCGGGGGTGCGCCGTGGCCGGACGCCGGCGCGGGCCCGGTGATCGGCTTCCTGAACCACAGCGCGTGGTGGGACCCGATCGTCCTGCTGTTCCTCTCGCACGACGTGTTCCGGTGCGACGGCTTCGGCCTCATGCAGGGCGAGCAGCTGCGGCGCTTCCCGTTCTTCCGGCAGATCGGCTGCTTCGGCGCGACGGGCGACGGGATCGACGACGCGCGGGCGGTGGTCGCGCATGCGTCCGCGCTGCTGCGCGACGCGCCGGGTCGCACGTTGTGGATCTTCCCGCAGGGGGCGCTGCTGCCGGCGCGCGTGCCGCTCGCGTTCCGGTCGGGGCTCGCGCGGCTGCAGCACGCGGTGCCGGAGGCGGTCGTGGTGCCGGTGGCGCTGCGCTACGAGCTGCGCGCGGAGCAGCGTCCGGAGCTGTTCGTGCGCGTGGGCGCGCCGGTGGCGCCGGAGCCCGGTCCGCCCGCGCTGGCGGGGGCGATGCGCGCGGCCGCGCATCGGACGCGGCGTCTGGAGCGCGCGCTGCGCGACGAGCTGGCGCGGCTGGACGGCGACCTGCTGGATCCGTCGCCGTCGGGGTATCGCGTCGTGCTGGAGGGGCGCGGCTCGCTGAGCGCGATGTGGGAGCGCACGGCGGGTCGGCTCGTGCTCGCGCGCGACGTCGCCGACGTCCACGAGCAGCGCCGGAATCGCTAG